One Bacteroidales bacterium DNA segment encodes these proteins:
- a CDS encoding cupin domain-containing protein, producing MKITKITDAEPRKNPHGVDARKLYDSEHAMATHITLKPGEQLKRHITPVDVFFYVLEGKGIIEVGDETQEVEADTLIDSPAKIPHCWYNQSDSDLRVLVVKVPKPTESTKVL from the coding sequence ATGAAAATCACTAAAATAACCGATGCAGAACCCCGAAAAAACCCCCATGGCGTAGATGCAAGAAAGCTTTACGATTCGGAGCATGCCATGGCCACTCACATTACGCTTAAACCCGGAGAACAGTTGAAAAGACACATCACCCCGGTGGATGTTTTCTTCTATGTGCTGGAAGGAAAAGGGATCATTGAAGTTGGTGATGAAACCCAGGAGGTGGAAGCCGATACATTAATCGACAGCCCGGCCAAAATTCCCCATTGCTGGTACAATCAAAGCGACTCCGATTTAAGGGTACTGGTAGTAAAAGTGCCAAAGCCCACCGAAAGTACAAAGGTACTGTAA